One genomic region from Sphingobacterium sp. UGAL515B_05 encodes:
- a CDS encoding NAD(P)-dependent oxidoreductase: MKTTILIVDDIHEIMLEKFEQAGIAFHYQPDISREAAEKIISNYSGMVIRSKFQVDKAFFDLAPNLRFIARAGAGMDNIDDTIAAQRDVLLIPANEGNRDAVGEHMIGMLLSLMNNLNRGDQQIRSGQWLREANRGYELKGRTIGLIGYGHNGMAMAKKLSGFDVQVLAYDKYRIDYADQYAAAADMEKICKEADVISFHIPLTDETKGMIDVDYLAKFEKPIFFLLGARGGIVQVPAVLNGLDSGSIIGAAFDVLPVEKFPKLAEQAWYADLIRRDNVILSPHVAGWTFESYYKLSEVAADKIIAFLAS, translated from the coding sequence ATGAAAACTACCATTTTGATCGTCGACGACATTCATGAAATCATGCTTGAGAAATTTGAACAGGCAGGAATCGCGTTCCATTATCAACCGGATATCAGTCGGGAAGCGGCTGAAAAAATTATCAGCAATTACTCGGGGATGGTTATTCGTTCCAAATTTCAGGTAGATAAAGCTTTTTTTGACCTGGCGCCAAACCTCCGCTTTATCGCTCGTGCTGGTGCCGGTATGGACAATATTGACGATACAATTGCTGCGCAAAGAGACGTGCTGTTAATTCCGGCCAATGAAGGCAATCGGGATGCTGTAGGTGAGCATATGATCGGTATGTTGCTCAGTCTAATGAACAATCTGAATCGGGGTGACCAACAAATACGATCTGGCCAGTGGTTACGTGAAGCCAATCGTGGCTACGAACTTAAGGGACGTACTATAGGTTTGATTGGCTATGGGCACAATGGCATGGCCATGGCAAAAAAACTATCCGGTTTTGATGTACAGGTGCTTGCCTATGATAAATACCGAATCGACTACGCGGATCAATATGCCGCCGCAGCCGACATGGAAAAAATCTGCAAAGAAGCCGATGTGATCAGTTTCCATATTCCCTTAACGGATGAAACAAAGGGGATGATCGATGTGGATTATCTGGCTAAATTTGAAAAACCTATTTTCTTTTTACTGGGGGCACGAGGTGGTATTGTACAAGTACCCGCAGTATTAAATGGTCTTGATTCCGGTTCCATTATCGGAGCAGCATTCGATGTGTTGCCCGTAGAAAAGTTCCCAAAACTGGCTGAACAGGCATGGTATGCGGATCTTATCCGCAGAGACAATGTGATCTTATCTCCACATGTTGCCGGATGGACATTCGAAAGTTATTATAAATTATCGGAAGTGGCTGCCGATAAGATCATCGCCTTTCTGGCATCTTAA
- the acs gene encoding acetate--CoA ligase produces MSLQIKSFEEYQSEYKRSVEQPEKFWASIADHFFWKRKWNKVLNWNFEEPNVKWFEGAKLNITENCLDRHIYANGDKPAIIWEPNDPNEAHRILSYKQLLQKVEQFANVLKNNNIKKGDRVCIYLPMVPELVIAVLACARIGAIHSVVFGGFSARSIADRIVDAECKLIVTSDGSYRGNKTIGLKNIVDDALMQCDTVEKVIVLTRTRTPVSMIKGRDVWWEDEIKKVETQGNPACPAEEMDAEDNLFILYTSGSTGKPKGVVHTCGGYMVYTGYTFMNTFQYKPNDVFFCTADIGWITGHSYIVYGPLSQGATSLMFEGIPTFPDASRYWDIVDKFKVNIIYTSPTALRSLMAFGDEFVDKNDLSSLRVLGSVGEPINEEAWNWFNEKVGKKNCPIVDTYWQTENGGHLITSLAGVTPEKASYAMFPMPGIQPALMDENGKEIEGNDVTGNLCIKFPWPGMLRTTWGDHDRCRQTYFSTYKDMYFTGDGCFRSPEGYYKITGRVDDVLNVSGHRIGTAEVENAINMHADVVESAIVGYPHPVKGQGIYAYVIANHHTDAEATKKDIMETVSRIIGPIAKPDIIQFVDDLPKTRSGKIMRRILRKIAEDDIANVGDTSTLQDPAVVEGIIKGAAALRK; encoded by the coding sequence ATGAGCCTACAAATAAAATCATTTGAAGAATATCAAAGTGAATATAAGCGAAGTGTAGAACAACCTGAGAAGTTTTGGGCGAGCATTGCAGATCATTTTTTCTGGAAGAGAAAATGGAATAAAGTGCTAAACTGGAACTTTGAGGAACCCAATGTCAAATGGTTTGAGGGTGCAAAATTAAATATTACTGAAAACTGTCTTGATCGCCATATTTATGCAAATGGTGATAAACCAGCCATCATCTGGGAACCTAACGATCCCAATGAAGCGCACCGCATTCTTTCCTATAAACAATTACTACAAAAGGTAGAGCAATTTGCCAACGTACTTAAAAATAATAACATCAAAAAAGGAGACCGGGTATGTATTTACTTACCAATGGTTCCTGAATTGGTTATTGCAGTATTGGCCTGTGCACGTATCGGTGCCATCCACTCGGTGGTATTTGGAGGTTTTTCAGCACGTTCTATCGCGGATCGTATCGTAGATGCCGAATGCAAACTAATCGTTACTTCTGATGGCAGTTACCGTGGCAATAAAACCATCGGTCTAAAAAATATCGTAGATGATGCTTTGATGCAATGTGACACCGTTGAAAAGGTAATTGTCTTAACACGTACGCGTACACCGGTATCAATGATCAAAGGACGCGATGTATGGTGGGAAGATGAGATCAAAAAAGTAGAGACACAAGGAAATCCAGCATGTCCAGCCGAGGAGATGGATGCTGAGGACAATTTATTCATCCTTTATACATCAGGATCCACAGGTAAGCCTAAAGGTGTAGTACATACCTGTGGCGGTTATATGGTGTATACAGGTTATACCTTTATGAATACGTTCCAATATAAGCCAAACGACGTATTTTTCTGTACAGCAGATATCGGCTGGATTACAGGACACAGTTATATCGTCTACGGGCCATTATCACAAGGAGCTACTTCTTTAATGTTTGAGGGTATTCCAACCTTCCCGGATGCCAGCCGTTATTGGGACATTGTTGATAAGTTCAAGGTCAATATTATCTATACATCCCCTACTGCCTTACGTTCATTGATGGCCTTTGGTGACGAATTTGTCGATAAAAATGATCTGTCTTCTTTACGTGTTTTGGGGTCAGTAGGCGAGCCAATCAACGAAGAAGCCTGGAACTGGTTTAACGAAAAAGTTGGTAAAAAGAATTGCCCTATTGTTGATACCTATTGGCAGACAGAGAATGGAGGCCACTTGATCACTTCATTGGCGGGAGTAACACCAGAAAAAGCAAGTTATGCGATGTTCCCGATGCCGGGCATTCAACCCGCTTTGATGGATGAGAATGGAAAGGAGATTGAAGGCAATGACGTCACAGGAAACCTATGTATCAAGTTCCCTTGGCCAGGCATGCTACGCACGACATGGGGAGATCATGACCGTTGCCGTCAAACCTATTTCTCGACATATAAGGATATGTATTTTACAGGCGACGGATGTTTCCGTAGTCCGGAGGGTTATTATAAAATCACAGGCCGTGTAGATGATGTACTGAACGTTTCGGGCCACCGTATTGGTACAGCAGAGGTAGAAAATGCCATCAATATGCACGCTGATGTTGTGGAGTCTGCCATTGTCGGATATCCGCACCCAGTAAAAGGCCAGGGTATTTATGCTTATGTCATTGCGAATCACCACACCGATGCAGAAGCTACCAAAAAGGATATCATGGAAACCGTTTCACGTATTATCGGTCCAATTGCTAAACCAGACATTATCCAGTTTGTCGATGACCTACCAAAAACACGTTCTGGAAAGATCATGCGTCGTATCTTACGCAAGATTGCCGAAGACGATATCGCCAATGTAGGAGATACTTCGACACTTCAGGATCCTGCTGTTGTAGAGGGTATCATCAAAGGAGCAGCAGCTTTGAGAAAATAG